The window GCGCGTTCGATGCGGTCAATCCGGCCGGGAACCCCGTTAACCCTCCGTTAACCATAAAACTTCGCCTTTCGTTAACCATAAAAATTAGCGGACCGTTTACCATAAATGTTCGCTATTCGTTCGTGTCTCCGAGCGAATCGGCTAGAAGCAGGGGCATGAACGAGATCATTTTCATGCTCGGCGACTGGCCGGTGCGCACCGTGGACGCGCTGATCGGCTTTGGCGCCCTGGTCCTCATCCTGATGGTGGTGATCGCCGTCGTGATCGCGCGCTCCGGGCGACGCGGCGCGGAACTCGCGATGGCCAACGCCATCCGCGCCGACGAACTCGAGGAGCGCATCAGCCAGATGCTGCATGCCCAGAGCGAGGCTTCGGGGCGGGTCGACGCCATGACCCAGACGCTGGCCGGCCGCCAGGCCGACATGGCACGCGCGGTCAACGAGCGGCTGGATTCGGTGACCCACCGGGTCGGCCAATCCATGGAGCACACCACCCGCAACACCATGGAGAGCCTGCGCGCGCTGCACGAGCGGCTCGGCATCATCGACAGCGCGCACAAGAACCTCACCGACCTCACCACGCAGGTGACGACCTTGCGCGACGTGCTCGCCAACAAGCAGTCGCGCGGCGCCTTCGGTCAGGCGCGGATGGAGGCGATCGTCCAGGACGGTCTGCCGAAGGGCGCCTACGAGTTCCAGTTCACGCTCTCGACCGGCAAGCGGCCGGACTGCGTCGTGTTCCTGCCCGACCAGCGGCCACTCTGCATCGACGCGAAGTTTCCGCTGGAAGCGATGACCGCGCTGCATGACGCGCGGAGCGACGAGGAGAAGCGGATCGCCACGCAGCGGCTGCGCGGCGATGTCATGAAGCATGTCAGCGACATCTCCGAGAAATACCTCGTCGCCGGCGAGACCCAGGACATGGCACTGATGTTCGTGCCGTCGGAATCGGTCTACGCCGAGATCCACGACGGTTTCGACGACGTCATCCAGAAGGCGTATCGCGCCCGCGTCGTGCTGGTGTCGCCGTCGCTGCTGATGCTGGCGATCCAGGTGATGCAGCAGATCATGAAGGACGCGCGCATGCGCGATGCCGCCGACCAGATCCGCACCGAGGTGATCAAGCTCGGCGACGACCTCGGCCGCCTGCGCGATCGCGTGCTGAAATTGCAGAAGCACTTTGCCGACGCCAACGAAGACGTCCGCCAGATCCTGATCTCCGCCGACAAGATCGAGAAGCGCGCCGGGCGGATCGAAGAACTCGATTTCAGCAAGAGCGATGCGCCCGAAGCCCCGCATCTGGTTGCAACCGGCGTTGCCGAGCTGTTCCCGCGGAAGCTCCAGGCGGGGGAGTGACTTTCCTTACCTCGCCCCGCTTGCGGGGAGAGGTCGGATCGCCCTTGTGATCCGGGTGAGGGGGTACAGGTCTCACAACCATCTCATTTGTGGAGAGAGGCCCCTCACCCCGACCCTCTCCCCGTAAGAACGGGGAGAGGGAGAAGAGGCAGCGCTCCCAGAATCTGCTAACACCCTGCCATGACCGCACCCGACGCGACCTCCCCTGCCGGCCCCGGCACGGCCCCGACCTCCTGGCGTGACAGCCTTGCCGTTTACCTGCAGCCGCGGGTGCTGATCGTGCTGTTCCTCGGCTTCTCGTCGGGGCTGCCGCTGGCGCTGTCGGGCTCGACGCTGCTGGTGTGGATGCGGGAATCCGGCGTCGATCTCAAGACCATCGGGCTGTTTGCGCTGGTCGGCACGCCCTACACGCTGAAATTCCTGTGGGCGCCGCTGGTGGACGCGATGCATGTGCCGCTGTTCACGCGCGCGTTCGGGCGGCGCCGCGGCTGGCTGCTGTTCTCGCAATTGCTGCTGATCGCAGCGATCCTGCTGCTGGCGCTGACCGATCCCGCGCGCTCGCCGTTCTATGTCGCGCTCGGCGCGTTGCTGGTGGCGACGGCCTCGTCGACGCAGGACATCGTGGTCGACGCCTTTCGCGTCGAGAGCCTGCCGGAGAGCGAGCAGGCCGCCGGGATGGCGTCCTATGTCGCGGCCTATCGTATCGGCATGCTGATCTCGACTGCCGGCGCGCTGTTCATCGTCTCGGGCTTCGAGAGCACCGGCATCACCCGCACATCCGCCTGGATGTGGGGCTATGTAGTGATGGCGGCGATGGTGCTGATCGGGACGTTCACGGCGCTGGTGGCGACCGAGCCCGAGCAGTCGGTGCGGGCGGAAGCCGCGACGCAGACGCAGACCGCGTTGGCGCGCGTGCTGCACGCGGCGATCGGGGCCTTCTCGGAATTCTTGACGCGCAAGGACGCGCTTGCGGCACTCGCCTTCGTCGTGCTGTTCAAGTTCACCGACGCCTTCTCCGGCACGATGACCGCGCCGTTCGTGATCGACCTCGGCTTCTCCCGTAACGACTATGCGGCGATCGTGAAAGGCGTCGGTCTCGCCGCGACGCTGATCGGCGGCTTTGCCGGCGGCTTCGTCGCGCGGCGCTATTCGCTTGCGACCAGCCTCTGGATCGGCGGCGTGGTGCAGGCGCTCGCGAACCTCTCCTTTTCCTGGCTGGCCTTCGTCGGCACCAGCCAATGGGCGCTCGCCTTCGCCATCACTTGTGAGAACTTCACCAGCGCCATCGGCACGGTGATCTTCGTCGCTTATCTTTCTGCGCTCTGCCAGAACCCGCTGCACACGGCGACGCAATATGCGCTGCTCACAGCACTTGCCGCGGTGGGGCGGACTTATCTCTCGTCAGGCGCCGGCTTCGTGGCTGATACCACCGGCTGGCCGCTGTTCTTCGTGATCTGCATGCTGGTGGCGATCCCGAGCCTGGTGCTGCTGGCCTGGCTGCAGAAGCGCGGGCATTTTGACGCGCTGGGGCCGGTGAGGGTTTGACACTGCCGCTGTCATGCCCCGCGAAGGCGGGGCATCCAGTATTCCAGAGACAGTTGTGATTGACCGAGAAGCCGCAGCGTACTGGATCGCCCGGTCAAGTGTTTAGACCGGAGACATAGCTGACGCTTGTTCGGACACATCACTGACAGGTTGGCCACTGGTCAAGTCGATTGATGCGACCTGCCAACTGGCGAAGAAGATTCCGTAATGGCCGTCGCGGTCGAGCGGTCGGATGGCGAGCCGCTCGCCGCAGAAGGCTTGTGGGACTTTCCACATTTGCCCCTGGAAGGAGATGTAACTCCGAGTCGAGGAGACGGTGCGAACGATCTCTCCGGCATCGTATTGGACCTGCGGAACTCGTTCCGGCATGGCGCGAGAACTTGGCCGGTAGCGATCGGCGGGGACCCCCATGCCGAGACTTTCATGAGGCCGTTCCAGATTGTAGAGCATGCGCCAGCTATCGAGGGCGTGTTGGACTTCCGCCAGAGTGCGGAACGCGCGCAGAGCAAACACTTCCGCGTTCAGGCTGCGATGGAAGCGTTCATTCTTGCCCCGGCCCTGGGGATGGCGCGGCCTGGCATGCACCACCCTAATGCCAAGCTTGAGTAGCCAAACCTTCAGCGCGGTCCAGCGGACGCCAGACGTATCACCCCAAGGGGAGCCATTGTCGATGTAGAAGGCCTCCGGCAGGCCATAACGGCGGAAGGTATCGATCAGATGCTTCTGCACGGCGGGACGCTGCTCGTTGGCGCATGCCTCCAGACACACGGCATAGCGCGAGTGATCGTCGACCATGGTCAGCGGATGACAACGCGTTCCGTTGGCAAGGGGCATGTGGCCCTTGAAGTCCATCTGCCACAGCTGATTGGGCGCCTCCTTCTCAAAGCGATGGCCTGGAGGGCTCGGCGGGGCCTTCTCACTTGGCTTGATCCGCTCGTTCCGGCACAGGATCTGATGGACCGTCGAAGGCACAGGCACAGCCTGGCATTCGCGCTTTAGGCAATGGGCAATCTTGCGCGCCCCCCAGGCTGGATGCTGGTCACGCACAGCCAAAACCTGCGCCTCCACAGCAGGCTCGCTGCGTTTGGGCATCCGCTTCGGACGACGGGGCTGATCCGCCAGTTCATGGTCGCCAGCCTGCCAGCGCCTCAGCCATTTGTAGCCCACATCAGGACTGATCCCGAACCGCCGGCACAGCTCTCGCCGGTTCGTTCCCTCCTGCAAGGCAAGTCGCACGAACTCTCGTCGTTGATCCATCACCGACACCTCGTTCCAGGGCATGGACGGCCTCCCGAATCGACCAGACCAGCCCATTTTGATGTGTCAGCTATGTCTCCGAACACCTGTCAGTGATCTGTCCGGTCCAAACATCAAGCCGGGCGATGACACCGGAAGCGCGGTGAGGACATTGCGTGCCCCCCTACTGCTTCTTGATCAAACTCCATTTCGTGATCACGGCTTCGCTCATCTGGCCGGGATCGCTGGCGCAGGCGATCTCGTCGACCTTGACCGAGATCTCCTTGCCGGCGAATGTCTTCAGCTGCGCGGCCTGCGCGTCGCCGCTGGGAACGAGTTGGAAGGTTTCGGGGCCGGTCTCGAGATTGCACAGCCCGCTCGGCGGCGGCAGCCGGCGCGGCTCGGAGGTGATCTGGTACATGGCAATCCGCTTGCCGACGTTCTTGACGTCGCGCACTTTCATCGTGTTCAGCTCGCCCGACAGCACCTCGCCGGCATTGATCGGCTTGCCGGGCTTCGACGGCGGCGGAGCCCCGTCGTCCTGTTGCGCGGAGATCGCCGGCGTCGCCAGCATCGCGATCGTCGCGACCAAAGCCCATCGTGTGCCGAAAAGTTTCGTCATGTCGTCCGTTCCGTAAGTCTGGATGGCTAGAACAGGGTGCGCTGCCGCATCGCGGCCGATAGCGTACCTTCATCGAGATAATCAAGCTCGCCGCCGACCGGCACACCATGGGCGAGCCGGGTTACTTTTACGTTGGCGTCCTGCAGCAGGTCGGTGATGTAGTGTGCCGTGGTCTGGCCGTCGACGGTGGCATTCAGCGCCAGGATGACCTCATGCACCTGCGCCTCATGCGCGCGCGCGACCAGCGCCTCGATGGTGAGGTCCTGCGGGCCGACGCCGTCGAGCGGCGACAATGTCGCGCCCAGCACGTGATAGCGCCCTTGAGTGGCATTGGCCCGCTCCAGCGCCCAGAGATCGGCAACGTCGGCGACGACGACGATGATCGAGGGATCGCGCCTCGGATCGGTGCAGACCGTGCAGGGACTTTGCGTGTCGATGTTGCCGCAGGTCTTGCAGACCTGGACCTTCTCGAGCGCGACCTGCATGGCCGAGGACAGCGGCATCATCAACGCTTCGCGCTTCTTGATCAGATGCAGCGCGGCGCGCCGCGCCGAGCGCGGGCCGAGCCCCGGCAGTCGCGCGAGAAGCTGGACCAGCCGCTCGATTTCAGGACCCGCAACAGCGCCCATCCTACTGGCCGAACAGCCCCGACAGCCCCGGCGGCAGACCGAGCCCGCCGGTGAGCGACTGCATCTTCTCCTGCATGGCGGCTTCCGCCTTGCGGCGGGCCTCGCCGAATGCGGTGACGAGCAGATCCTCGAGCACCTCGCGCTCCTCCGCCTTCATCAGCGAAGGATCGATCTTGACGCCCTTGACGTCCATCTTCGCGGTCATGCGTACGGCGACGAGACCGCCGCCGGAGATGCCCTCGACCTCGACGTTGGCGAGCTGGTCCTGCATCTCCTGCATCTTGGATTGCAGCTGCTGCGCCTGCTTCATCATGCCGAAAATATCGACCATCGGTGCTGTCCTTGAAAATCGGCTCTAGAGATCGTCGCCGTCCGAACCGTCGGGCGGATCGTCACTGCCATAGTCCGCGTTAATATCGGATTGCGGTGCCTCGGGGGCAAGCCTGCGGACCTCGACGACCTTCGCACCCGGAAAACGCGACAGCACCTCGCGCACGCGCGGATCGGCCTCGGCGGTGCGCGCATGT of the Bradyrhizobium sp. WSM1417 genome contains:
- a CDS encoding DNA recombination protein RmuC, which translates into the protein MNEIIFMLGDWPVRTVDALIGFGALVLILMVVIAVVIARSGRRGAELAMANAIRADELEERISQMLHAQSEASGRVDAMTQTLAGRQADMARAVNERLDSVTHRVGQSMEHTTRNTMESLRALHERLGIIDSAHKNLTDLTTQVTTLRDVLANKQSRGAFGQARMEAIVQDGLPKGAYEFQFTLSTGKRPDCVVFLPDQRPLCIDAKFPLEAMTALHDARSDEEKRIATQRLRGDVMKHVSDISEKYLVAGETQDMALMFVPSESVYAEIHDGFDDVIQKAYRARVVLVSPSLLMLAIQVMQQIMKDARMRDAADQIRTEVIKLGDDLGRLRDRVLKLQKHFADANEDVRQILISADKIEKRAGRIEELDFSKSDAPEAPHLVATGVAELFPRKLQAGE
- a CDS encoding MFS transporter, which encodes MTAPDATSPAGPGTAPTSWRDSLAVYLQPRVLIVLFLGFSSGLPLALSGSTLLVWMRESGVDLKTIGLFALVGTPYTLKFLWAPLVDAMHVPLFTRAFGRRRGWLLFSQLLLIAAILLLALTDPARSPFYVALGALLVATASSTQDIVVDAFRVESLPESEQAAGMASYVAAYRIGMLISTAGALFIVSGFESTGITRTSAWMWGYVVMAAMVLIGTFTALVATEPEQSVRAEAATQTQTALARVLHAAIGAFSEFLTRKDALAALAFVVLFKFTDAFSGTMTAPFVIDLGFSRNDYAAIVKGVGLAATLIGGFAGGFVARRYSLATSLWIGGVVQALANLSFSWLAFVGTSQWALAFAITCENFTSAIGTVIFVAYLSALCQNPLHTATQYALLTALAAVGRTYLSSGAGFVADTTGWPLFFVICMLVAIPSLVLLAWLQKRGHFDALGPVRV
- a CDS encoding IS481 family transposase, yielding MPWNEVSVMDQRREFVRLALQEGTNRRELCRRFGISPDVGYKWLRRWQAGDHELADQPRRPKRMPKRSEPAVEAQVLAVRDQHPAWGARKIAHCLKRECQAVPVPSTVHQILCRNERIKPSEKAPPSPPGHRFEKEAPNQLWQMDFKGHMPLANGTRCHPLTMVDDHSRYAVCLEACANEQRPAVQKHLIDTFRRYGLPEAFYIDNGSPWGDTSGVRWTALKVWLLKLGIRVVHARPRHPQGRGKNERFHRSLNAEVFALRAFRTLAEVQHALDSWRMLYNLERPHESLGMGVPADRYRPSSRAMPERVPQVQYDAGEIVRTVSSTRSYISFQGQMWKVPQAFCGERLAIRPLDRDGHYGIFFASWQVASIDLTSGQPVSDVSEQASAMSPV
- the recR gene encoding recombination mediator RecR, which translates into the protein MGAVAGPEIERLVQLLARLPGLGPRSARRAALHLIKKREALMMPLSSAMQVALEKVQVCKTCGNIDTQSPCTVCTDPRRDPSIIVVVADVADLWALERANATQGRYHVLGATLSPLDGVGPQDLTIEALVARAHEAQVHEVILALNATVDGQTTAHYITDLLQDANVKVTRLAHGVPVGGELDYLDEGTLSAAMRQRTLF
- a CDS encoding YbaB/EbfC family nucleoid-associated protein, with the protein product MVDIFGMMKQAQQLQSKMQEMQDQLANVEVEGISGGGLVAVRMTAKMDVKGVKIDPSLMKAEEREVLEDLLVTAFGEARRKAEAAMQEKMQSLTGGLGLPPGLSGLFGQ